In Populus nigra chromosome 1, ddPopNigr1.1, whole genome shotgun sequence, one genomic interval encodes:
- the LOC133701718 gene encoding protein NRT1/ PTR FAMILY 5.4-like, with protein MSKFSQPSVDSTVALIMTQNGRAETKVVSTPRKPSKGGWNAAIFIIFVEVALRFAYYGLAGNLITYLTNDLHQSTSTAIKNINTWVGVSAIFPIFGAIVADSLLGRFKTILLSSIIYFIGMVLLTLSVSVIPTHYREAVFFIALYILAVGEGGHKPSVQTFAADQFDEEEPEEKAAKSSFFNWWYLGIVVGASSAILVVIYIQDNLGWTAGIGILTGALGVALFIFLIGIKRYRKQAPVGSPFTMVAQVFVAATRKRRVVQTRQGWGICYEAGGTDIEGQPRKRTLAATNQFRFLDKAMIIDDLDASSKTRNPWRLCSLNQVEEVKLVLRLLPIWLSCLMFTVVIVQTHTLFIKQGSTMTRSIGPNFQVPPASFQSLVGLTILFTIPFYERVFIPAARKITGHSSGITMLQRIGIGLFLSIVEMVVAALVEAKRVSIAREHGLMDIPKATIPMSVWWILPQYMISGISDVFTVVGLQELFYDQMPESMRSMGAAAYISVTGLGSFFNTAIITVVQAITARSSGILLGNNLNRAHVDYFYWILAVLSALNFCVYLWVAHGFVYKKVEGEKPQEGRELAFAENLDAKT; from the exons ATGTCCAAATTCTCACAACCTTCTGTGGATAGCACCGTTGCTCTCATCATGACACAAAATGGCCGAGCAGAGACCAAGGTTGTCTCCACCCCACGAAAACCCTCCAAAGGTGGCTGGAATGCTGCCATCTTCATTATCT TTGTTGAGGTGGCTCTGAGATTTGCCTACTATGGTTTGGCTGGTAACCTCATAACATACCTCACAAATGATCTTCATCAGTCCACTTCTACGGCCATCAAGAACATCAATACATGGGTTGGTGTCTCGGCAATCTTCCCTATCTTTGGAGCTATTGTAGCTGACTCTTTACTTGGCCGCTTCAAGACCATCCTTCTGTCTTCGATCATTTACTTCATC GGGATGGTTCTGTTGACCTTATCAGTCTCAGTAATTCCTACGCATTACAGGGAGGCTGTGTTCTTTATCGCTCTCTACATACTAGCTGTTGGTGAAGGTGGTCACAAGCCAAGTGTGCAGACCTTCGCCGCGGATCAGTTTGATGAGGAGGAGCCAGAGGAGAAGGCAGCCAAGAGCTCATTCTTCAACTGGTGGTACTTAGGCATAGTGGTTGGTGCATCTTCAGCTATATTGGTGGTTATTTATATCCAG GACAATCTCGGATGGACAGCAGGAATTGGAATCCTGACAGGAGCTTTAGGGGTGGCactgtttattttcttgatagGAATTAAGAGATACAGGAAACAAGCTCCGGTGGGAAGCCCTTTCACAATGGTGGCACAAGTATTTGTGGCAGCCACGAGGAAGCGGCGCGTGGTCCAGACGCGACAAGGGTGGGGCATATGTTATGAGGCAGGTGGGACCGACATCGAAGGTCAACCCCGGAAACGAACTTTGGCAGCCACTAATCAATTCAG GTTCTTGGACAAGGCCATGATCATTGACGATTTAGATGCCTCAAGCAAAACAAGGAACCCTTGGCGGCTATGCTCACTCAACCAAGTGGAAGAAGTAAAGCTTGTCCTGCGCCTCCTCCCCATTTGGTTAAGTTGCTTAATGTTCACTGTAGTGATAGTTCAAACACACACTCTTTTCATCAAGCAAGGTAGCACAATGACCAGATCAATAGGACCAAACTTCCAAGTTCCTCCAGCATCATTTCAAAGCCTCGTAGGCCTCACGATCCTCTTTACTATCCCATTTTACGAACGTGTTTTCATCCCAGCAGCGAGAAAAATAACCGGGCACAGCTCCGGTATAACAATGCTACAACGGATTGGCATTGGCCTGTTTCTGTCTATAGTAGAAATGGTAGTAGCAGCTCTAGTAGAGGCTAAAAGGGTTAGCATTGCAAGAGAACATGGCCTAATGGACATCCCAAAAGCAACAATACCAATGAGTGTCTGGTGGATACTTCCGCAGTACATGATCAGTGGAATATCAGATGTGTTCACGGTCGTTGGATTACAAGAATTGTTCTATGATCAAATGCCGGAATCGATGAGAAGCATGGGAGCCGCAGCATATATAAGTGTAACTGGACTTGGGAGCTTTTTCAACACTGCAATTATAACCGTGGTGCAGGCTATTACAGCAAGGTCCAGTGGCATTTTGCTTGGCAACAATCTTAACCGTGCCCATGTTGACTACTTCTACTGGATCTTGGCTGTATTGAGTGCTCtaaatttttgtgtttatttatggGTTGCTCATGGTTTTGTGTACAAAAAAGTTGAAGGTGAGAAACCACAAGAGGGCAGGGAACTGGCCTTTGCTGAGAATTTAGATGCGAAAACATGA